A part of Aspergillus flavus chromosome 5, complete sequence genomic DNA contains:
- a CDS encoding F-box domain protein, whose amino-acid sequence MAHGGSCLWPADDSEFFVVKDLISYLTKVQILTIHGGFDSSHKSAWSVLQHALQHMHAIHSLDLCREMGGLFLRDVVKQIDIPSLQNLCLSGVYPESTSMETSVLLEPKKYRTAGFTSLELTDYGESPEATKQLIAWPKSLVHFYLGSFYDNPFYIDLPMLSEWLAIHKDTLKSIDIGSLSRGVDRRLFNACDFPKLEVLALSRWQLAGWRPHRDEGLTFSPLDADLLLGASLHTFTLDFTVHDQHSESWTDFGEREEHWVTQVARAAITRKAALRKIKIIFTPDYWTGTEEDGYPWDRMDRIHDEISPHGLVLEYNKPGLTKEEWLQVLRQESCAQSDTESLDALEMEDSERTYEGGDIREYFPRL is encoded by the exons ATGGCACATGGAGGCAGCTGTCTCTG GCCTGCGGACGACTCGGAATTCTTCGTGGTGAAAGATCTCATCTCTTATCTCACAAAAGTGCAAATCTTGACCATTCATGGTGGATTTGACTCAAGTCACAAATCAGCCTGGAGTGTGCTCCAGCATGCCCTTCAGCATATGCACGCAATTCACTCCCTCGATCTTTGTCGCGAGATGGGCGGCCTTTTTTTACGCGATGTCGTAAAGCAAATTGATATACCATCGCTCCAGAATCTGTGCCTCTCCGGGGTTTACCCGGAGTCCACAAGTATGGAAACCTCTGTTCTGCTGGAGCCCAAG AAGTACCGGACCGCAGGATTTACCTCCCTGGAACTGACTGATTATGGGGAGAGTCCTGAGGCAACTAAGCAGCTTATCGCCTGGCCTAAATCACTAGTACATTTCTACCTCGGCAGCTTCTATGACAATCCCTTTTACATAGACCTTCCTATGCTTAGTGAATGGCTGGCAATACATAAGGATACTCTAAAGTCCATCGATATAGGGTCCCTGTCTCGCGGAGTCGACCGACGTCTTTTCAATGCATGTGACTTTCCCAAATTAGAAGTCCTCGCACTCTCAAGATGGCAGCTTGCAGGATGGAGACCACATCGTGATGAGGGGTTGACATTCTCCCCGTTGGATGCTGATTTGCTGCTTGGTGCCAGCCTGCATACTTTCACCCTGGACTTTACAGTTCATGACCAGCATTCTGAAAGCTGGACAGACTTtggagaacgagaagagCACTGGGTAACACAGGTTGCCAGAGCTGCAATAACGAGAAAGGCCGCACTACGGAAGATCAAAATCATATTTACCCCAGATTATTGGACAGGtacggaagaggatggatATCCATGGGACCGCATGGATAGGATACATGATGAGATTTCACCGCATGGGTTAGTGCTGGAGTATAATAAGCCCGGCTTGACGAAGGAGGAGTGGCTGCAGGTACTTCGCCAAGAATCTTGTGCGCAATCAGATACCGAGTCGTTAGACGCTTTAGAGATGGAGGATTCGGAGAGGACGTATGAGGGAGGGGATATCAGAGAGTATTTTCCTCGTTTATGA